In Amycolatopsis solani, a single window of DNA contains:
- the ligD gene encoding non-homologous end-joining DNA ligase has protein sequence MAAAPGRKLRRYQEMRDFERTAEPSGGAPAAPDGHRFVVQRHRARRLHYDFRLELGGVLVSWAVPKGPTMDPKARRLAVHVEDHPIEYADFEGVIPHGEYGGGDVIVWDRGEWRPVDADPAKAIEDGTLHFDLDGEKLAGRFVLVRTNRGEKDQWFLLHKQDEHARAGWDAEDHPRSVKSGRTNDEVAAAPDALWHGDRPAGEAAEAVGFPGATDGELAALDALGAKGKWSVAGRELALTNLDKVLFPADGEPVTKRELIRYYVTAGPAMLPYLAGRPLNTQRFPQGVTEPGFWQKEVPRHAPEWLTTWHNERAEPGESQRYVVADSVATLAWLANYGALELHAWTSRAADVDHPTWVLFDIDPGPETTFAEVVELARLHRTALEHFGLAGRPKVTGQRGIQVWVPIAPHCTYEQTRAWAETVSKTIGRVLPDLVSWAWTKDKRRGRARLDYTQNVSNKTLVAPYSVRPRPGAPVSVPLEWDELDDPDLAPDRWTIRDVPARLAKRGDPFAALLGLGQHLPGL, from the coding sequence ATGGCTGCCGCCCCGGGCCGCAAACTGCGGCGTTACCAGGAGATGCGCGACTTCGAGCGCACCGCGGAGCCGTCCGGCGGGGCTCCGGCCGCGCCGGACGGCCACCGGTTCGTCGTGCAGCGCCACCGCGCGCGCCGGCTGCACTACGACTTCCGGCTCGAGCTCGGCGGCGTCCTGGTCAGCTGGGCGGTGCCCAAGGGGCCGACCATGGACCCGAAGGCCCGCCGGCTGGCCGTGCACGTCGAAGACCACCCGATCGAGTACGCCGACTTCGAAGGCGTGATCCCGCACGGCGAGTACGGCGGCGGGGACGTCATCGTCTGGGACCGCGGCGAATGGCGGCCGGTCGACGCCGACCCGGCGAAGGCGATCGAAGACGGCACCCTGCACTTCGACCTCGACGGCGAAAAGCTGGCCGGCCGGTTCGTCCTCGTCCGCACGAACCGCGGGGAGAAGGACCAGTGGTTCCTGCTGCACAAGCAGGATGAGCACGCGCGAGCCGGCTGGGACGCCGAAGACCACCCGCGATCGGTGAAGAGCGGCCGCACCAACGACGAGGTGGCGGCCGCCCCCGACGCGTTGTGGCACGGCGACCGGCCGGCCGGCGAGGCGGCGGAAGCGGTGGGCTTCCCGGGCGCGACCGACGGCGAACTGGCCGCGCTCGACGCGCTCGGCGCGAAGGGCAAGTGGTCGGTCGCGGGCCGGGAGCTCGCACTGACGAACCTGGACAAGGTCCTCTTCCCGGCGGACGGCGAGCCGGTGACGAAGCGGGAGCTCATCCGCTACTACGTGACGGCCGGGCCGGCGATGCTGCCGTACCTGGCCGGCCGGCCGCTCAACACCCAGCGCTTCCCGCAGGGCGTGACCGAGCCGGGCTTCTGGCAGAAGGAAGTCCCGCGGCACGCGCCCGAGTGGCTGACGACCTGGCACAACGAGCGTGCCGAGCCGGGGGAGAGCCAGCGGTACGTCGTCGCGGACAGCGTCGCGACCCTGGCGTGGCTGGCGAACTACGGCGCGCTGGAGCTGCACGCCTGGACCTCACGCGCGGCGGACGTCGACCACCCGACGTGGGTGCTGTTCGACATCGACCCCGGCCCGGAGACGACGTTCGCCGAGGTCGTGGAGCTGGCGCGGCTGCACCGCACCGCGCTGGAGCACTTCGGCCTGGCCGGGCGCCCGAAGGTGACCGGGCAGCGCGGGATCCAGGTGTGGGTGCCGATCGCGCCGCACTGCACGTACGAGCAGACGCGCGCGTGGGCCGAAACAGTGTCCAAGACGATCGGGCGGGTGCTCCCGGACCTGGTCAGCTGGGCCTGGACGAAGGACAAGCGCCGCGGCCGGGCCCGCCTCGACTACACGCAGAACGTGTCGAACAAGACGCTGGTCGCGCCGTACAGCGTACGGCCGCGGCCGGGGGCGCCGGTGTCGGTGCCGCTGGAGTGGGACGAGCTGGACGACCCGGACCTGGCCCCGGACCGGTGGACGATCCGGGACGTCCCGGCACGGCTGGCCAAGCGCGGCGACCCCTTCGCGGCGCTCCTCGGGCTCGGGCAGCACCTGCCTGGCCTGTAG